A genomic stretch from Neodiprion fabricii isolate iyNeoFabr1 chromosome 3, iyNeoFabr1.1, whole genome shotgun sequence includes:
- the LOC124178413 gene encoding spatacsin isoform X3 — translation MTIRPNIFFSNSSVEDDPITNKSIEEIIQMPEDLKIIICTDLYFHTFQGELVEYLSSQIVWDYLLMRNKVDLILFWIDINYGVHQLNPSSKDKELYEALKHLKITDNVIDSTQQSSAASITKEVVLDYLGRYGVFTSNEAVSVKHVLTRLLNNKIVPAKFEKILSQHSCNIQNRNLLSKLNIGLYSKSYLEEDHMLDVDKKIQRFTIALERVASSSASIEEFEGCILATIDYISDDAVNYLETNPLVFLSLIFLLYRKKTAQFVESDRAPHRILGDTVMNNEGVQFGSTLMVPRDVVNSILHRFPHFERAILGKTVARDSNMYQLLNGFKNFNASRSFLWRQRTNQMPTFYNEYLVKRYGHKEKLTYINYLKQGRPNMAVRLFVYDQKKFHHDISSKMKCQASTEAHILALRNITLPEITSACVSFIEAIGVDSETLRLHLTVAKRIQDQLEISAGELLESVVYKNASDLKTLSSHLEHCFKQHLKETIEENPCELITAIKDWDLNIKFAQTHKTLLPESFLEYLVQRELCFEFLLVGQIFDYPIDQMLRLVKKLANPSIKGHLLACLDNPNLCSGDSINFVDRQLKSRDSRQFLYSKIGLRNCSSGSGSPTESGSHAPGNSMESFMCLSHDDLWMAILKCHYSQDPPGSLVQTAHCHGAPFLVVLATCYEPSAIPAYWCSWLVISTNDRSIITDYKDCLDRQIWPADRVLKLLTRLVASGYTKTITKSLQIFMPENPLRLFAEFLTQCVNLGDFESGQEKLHMFKTACSGLVSNMNISWMDSDPSYLKNSYWIILASIKCATIALGYSFSSTVSQMEFIKVLCSSNFSADLPDAPDFGQLFTIMEILKDTEVSLNFTYLSSFDDPNLLEKEIQRCLAQLAQSDNYKVALRLCNALNINCSDVIIAEWRKEFEKTLIEDGQLVTKCWINCSKDFEKYHVSYETAAQFYVEFAEKVVSHKERFEILKLAHEILQGTSVNPNIKHGVEMAMWKSCILADPDTIDFNNAPISLNKLKTELMSGLSELQVCCELTEPGEKLAAEKLLERFLDTGHLGTALRIAKIFNYKHRDLQILMLCLSLAEGEVSPYELTAQQRLLLSTKPKLKNQWQVAYSGKGFPKVSSMSSQSQKLSEDETGDISMEVALEAANSTPEKLVKIDCIFQLERFTEILSHGIAAGRKVLLCYRLATHLGKSYQNLLTLTDPIAFLEEIVAGECDYKLEVIKDVVAAYNINNHQLAEFLSEKIESSIVRHIEGGHIDQPMTMWGYTLDGNFHVITELCSEPSLLGSKLLHTTTRLLGRFHGENRDASTLRVIVELLIKSHDCFTAACNMEGIASILRKSQQLANSLQNLKQWGLLVRLLTGVGRFTEMNYILQIIKENEQFEFLLTGRGLEKIPGLKTALLDFLKRNCPDNEDLFKLVAHHFCLYSEIASIWEQEAKEAIKKVLINARIECRNEGNLNPGDIRLRKNDITEKQLHLAMINYTHATEYYLQDQRKYENPLFDIKRRLYSGFQTHQQDSKLSLAYQCCHLAELVALQISFLNSVHQNQQVLCVLNLGSADIDRMICNDLNFSQANILIRAYNHPVDWGSVLYAQCITRTNAKYLKDFMTINELTTAIVKDSVKRYQLEKHITKEMVENMQQLISRLKDVKCKYTLASQLGFKNVIETILGDAAVSAYLKDTVWRKGYTSTAFE, via the exons ATGACTATAAGGCCAAATATTT ttttttctaattctaGCGTGGAAGATGATCCTATAACCAATAAGTCAATTGAAGAGATTATCCAGATGCCAGAAGATTTGAAGATAATCATATGTACGGATTTATACTTTCATACATTCCAAGGAGAATTGGTAGAGTATTTGTCGAGCCAAATTGTTTGGGATTATCTATTAATGAGGAATAAAGTTGACCTGATTTTATTTTGGATTGACATCAACTATGGAGTCCATCAATTGAATCCTTCATCTAAAGACAAAGAGCTGTATGAAGCACTGAagcatttgaaaattactGACAACGTGATAGACTCCACTCAGCAGTCAAGCGCTGCCAGTATCACCAAAGAAGTAGTCCTAGATTACTTGGGCAG gTATGGAGTTTTCACATCCAATGAAGCTGTAAGTGTTAAACACGTGCTGACTAGATTATTAAACAATAAAATAGTTCCAGCAAAATTCGAGAAGATACTCAGTCAGCATAGCTGTAATATACAAAACAGGAATCTGCTGTCCAAGTTGAATATTGGACTCTATTCAAAATCTTATTTGGAGGAGGACCATATGCTTgatgttgacaaaaaaatacagaggTTTACCATTGCCCTGGAACGTGTTGCATCTAGCTCTGCGAGTATTGAAGAGTTTGAGGGATGCATTTTGGCAACGATTGATTACATTTCTGACGACGCAGTTAACTATCTTGAGACAAATCCTTTGGTTTTTTTGAGTCTGATATTTTTACTGTATCGAAAGAAAACTGCACAGTTTGTTGAGAGTGACAGAGCTCCCCATCGAATTCTGGGTGATACTGTTATGAATAACGAAGGTGTTCAGTTCGGTAGTACTCTCATGGTTCCTAGAGACGTTGTGAACAGCATTTTGCACCGCTTTCCACACTTTGAAAGAGCCATTCTGGGGAAAACTGTTGCACGAGATTCAAACATGTACCAGCTTTTGAACGGTTTCAAGAACTTTAATGCCTCGCGAAGCTTTCTGTGGCGCCAAAGAACTAACCAAATGCCCACGTTTTATAATGAGTACCTGGTCAAAAGATACGGACATAAAGAGAAGCTGACTTATATTAATTATCTGAAACAAGGAAGACCGAACATGGCTGTGCGACTTTTTGTCTATGACcaaaagaaatttcaccatGACATATCTTCAAAAAT GAAATGTCAGGCATCAACCGAAGCTCACATTCTTGCTCTGCGGAATATTACCTTACCAGAAATTACCTCAGCTTGCGTTTCATTCATTGAAGCAATCGGCGTCGATTCGGAGACGCTACGGCTGCATCTCACTGTTGCTAAACGCATTCAGGATCAACTGGAAATTTCTGCTG GTGAACTATTAGAGTCAGTTGTCTACAAGAATGCATCAGACTTGAAAACTTTATCATCACATCTCGAACATTGCTTCAAGCAGCATCTAAAAGAAACTATTGAAGAAAATCCGTGTGAACTGATTACTGCCATCAAGGATTGGGACTTAAACATTAAGTTTGCTCAAACTCATAAAACTTTGCTGCCAGAATCATTTCTTGAATATTTAGTCCAGCGAGAGTTATGCTTCGAATTTCTTCTTGTTGGACAGATATTTGATTACCCCATAGATCAG ATGTTAAGACTCGTCAAAAAGTTAGCAAACCCTAGCATCAAGGGTCACCTGCTGGCATGTCTCGATAACCCAAATCTGTGCAGTGGAGACTCAATCAATTTTGTGGATCGTCAGTTGAAAAGTCGTGATTCAAGGCAATTCTTGTACTCAAAAATTGGTCTGAGAAATTGC AGTTCTGGCAGCGGAAGTCCAACAGAGTCTGGATCTCATGCTCCTGGGAATTCGATGGAAAGCTTCATGTGCTTGTCCCACGATGATCTGTGGATGGCAATTCTCAAGTGTCACTATAGTCAAGATCCACCTGGATCATTGGTGCAGACAGCACACTGCCATGGAGCACCGTTTTTGGTTGTTCTGGCAACTTGTTACGAG CCATCAGCGATTCCAGCATACTGGTGTTCCTGGCTTGTAATATCAACTAACGACCGCTCAATCATTACCGATTACAAAGATTGCCTGGATCGCCAAATTTGGCCTGCCGATAGGGTGCTGAAGTTGTTGACACGGCTAGTTGCTTCTGGTTACACCAAAACTATCACCAAAAGCTTACAAATATTCATGCCG GAAAATCCACTGCGTCTCTTCGCTGAGTTTTTGACGCAATGCGTTAATCTAGGGGACTTTGAATCTGGTCAGGAAAAGCTGCATATGTTCAAAACTGCTTGCTCTGGTCTTGTGAGCAACATGAACATCAGTTGGATGGACTCAGATCCATCCTACTTGAAGAATTCATACTGGATAATTCTTGCTAGTATTAAATGTGCAACGATCGCTCTGGGTTATAGTTTTTCCAGCACTGTTTCGCAGATGGAGTTTATCAAGGTGCTGTGCTCGTCTAACTTCAGTGCTGACCTGCCAG ATGCTCCAGACTTTGGACAGCTGTTCACGATCATGGAGATTCTTAAGGATACTGAAGTTAGCTTGAACTTTACATACCTATCTTCTTTCGACGATCCGAACTTGCTTGAAAAGGAGATACAAAGGTGCTTAGCTCAGTTAGCACAGAGTGACAATTACAAAGTTGCTTTGAGACTTTGCAATGCATTGAATATTAATTGTTCGGACGTAATAATAGCCGAA TGGCGGAAGGAATTTGAAAAGACTCTCATCGAGGATGGACAGTTGGTAACAAAGTGCTGGATCAATTGTTCCAAGGACTTTGAAAAGTACCATGTCAGTTATGAAACAGCTGCTCAATTTTATGTCGAATTTGCCGAGAAAGTTGTTTCGCACAAAGAACG ATTTGAGATACTAAAGCTGGCACATGAAATTCTGCAAGGAACTTCTGTAAATCCGAATATCAAACATGGCGTAGAAATGGCGATGTGGAAGTCCTGCATTCTGGCTGATCCTGACACCATCGATTTCAACAACGCGCCAATTTCACTGAATAAGTTGAAAACTGAACTCATGTCTGGCCTGTCGGAACTTCAAGTCTGTTGTGAACTGACAGAGCCTGGTGAAAAGCTAGCTGCGGAAAAATTGCTCGAGCGATTTCTTGATACTGGACATTTGGGTACAGCCCTAAGAATAGCGAAGATTTTTAACTATAAACATAGG gatttacaaattttgatgCTGTGTCTCAGCTTAGCCGAAGGAGAGGTCAGTCCCTATGAGTTAACAGCACAGCAACGATTGTTGCTATCAACAAAACCGAAACTCAAGAACCAGTGGCAAGTTGCGTACAGCGGCAAAGGATTTCCCAAAGTTTCATCAATGAGTTCAC AGAGCCAAAAGCTTTCGGAAGACGAGACTGGCGATATATCGATGGAGGTTGCATTAGAGGCGGCGAATTCTACCCCAGAAAAGCTGGTCAAGATAGACTGCATATTTCAGCTTGAAAGATTCACTGAAATTCTCTCCCATGGTATTGCTGCTGGAAGAAAAGTTCTGTTATGCTACAGACTGGCGACTCATCTCGGAAAAAGTTATCAGAATCTTTTAACTTTGACTGACCCAATTGCATTTCTTGAGGAAATAGTCGCTGGTGAATGTGATTACAAGCTCGAAGTGATTAAGGATGTTGTGGCTGCTTATAACATCAACAATCATCAGTTAGCCGAgtttttatctgaaaaaattgagagcTCGATTGTCAGACACATTGAAG GAGGCCACATCGACCAGCCGATGACCATGTGGGGATACACTTTGGATGGGAATTTCCACGTAATCACAGAATTATGCAGTGAGCCTTCCTTGCTCGGTTCAAAGCTGCTTCACACTACTACGAGGCTGCTGGGACGTTTTCATGGAGAGAATCGTGATG CCAGTACCCTCAGAGTGATCGTTGAGCTTCTCATAAAGTCTCATGACTGTTTTACCGCGGCCTGCAACATGGAGGGAATAGCATCGATCCTGAGGAAATCTCAGCAGTTAGCTAACTCCCTTCAAAATCTTAAGCAATGGGGATTGTTG GTACGGCTATTGACAGGTGTTGGTCGCTTTACTGAGATGAACTACATCCTGcagataataaaagaaaatgagcAGTTTGAGTTCTTGTTGACTGGAAGAGGTCTTGAGAAA aTTCCGGGACTAAAAACGGCTCTTTTAGATTTCTTGAAGCGAAATTGCCCGGATAACGAGGATCTGTTTAAACTTGTTGCGCACCACTTTTGTCTCTACTCCGAAATTGCCTCAATATGGGAGCAAGAAGCAAAGGAAGCGATTAAGAAGGTCCTGATAAATGCAAGGATCGAATGTAGAAATGAGGGAAATCTCAACCCCGGAGATATTAGACTAAGAAAAAACGACATAACGGAGAAACAGCTGCATCTTGCAATGATCAATTACACCCATGCGACAGAATACTATTTGCAG GATCAGCGTAAGTATGAGAACCCGCTATTCGACATCAAACGGCGATTATATTCAGGGTTTCAAACCCACCAA CAGGACAGTAAGCTTTCGCTTGCGTACCAGTGTTGTCATCTTGCTGAGTTGGTGGCACTCCAAATATCCTTTCTTAACTCTGTGCATCAGAATCAACAAGTTCTTTGTGTCCTGAATTTGGGGAGCGCTGACATTGACAGGATGATCTGTaacgatttaaatttttcacaagctAACATTCTTATTCGCGCCTATAATCATCCAGTCGACTGGGGAAGCGTACTGTATGCTCAGTGCATCACACGAACCAACGCAAAGTATCTAAAAGACTTTATGACAATCAACGAGCTCACCACCGCCATTGTCAAAGATTCTGTTAAAAG GTATCAGTTGGAGAAACATATAACCAAGGAAATGGTAGAGAACATGCAACAGCTGATATCAAGGTTGAAAGACGTGAAGTGCAAATATACTCTGGCTAGTCAGCTGGGATTTAAAAATGTGATAGAAACTATACTGGGAGATGCCGCGGTCAGTGCTTATCTGAAAGATACAGTATGGAGGAAGGGATATACGAGCACAGCCTTTGAGTAA